cccaaggccacccaggaagctttgtagctgagcagggatttgaatctggatcttccaggtttaagtccaactcccaaaccaccacaccatcctgaTTCTCAAGACCCCAGGCTTCATTCTTAGCACCTCAATATACATCCCAGAGAAGCAATCTGGAACTCAGGAGAAACTGCTACCAATCAGTGTAGACACAGCTCAGCAAGCCAGTCCAGTTGTCCAGTACAGGGCAGCTTCTACATCTTTGACCAAAGAAATGGACACTTCGGTACAGTCAATATCTTCATGAAGTTCAACTGGATGATTTCGGTAATGAATGAATTGGCTGCACATTcagttcccccttccccttcctgtaCTGCCCAGTTAGGGAAATGCATGATGCAATGTCACCCTATTTTGAGGctttcctgcctctgttccataGATCTGGCTatcatttggggtgggggggggggaggaatggcaatttgacttatttatttattccatccCCCCATTTTTCATGAAGTCAACTGAGATCCGGTTCACATGAAGTCTACTTTTTACACCTGTGTTGGTGATTACCAGCAATGCGCTATGAGAAAGGTGTGTTAGTAAAGTTGTCCCatggaccaggaaaaaaaataaggaaacagAAGACCTGGCCTGCTCTTCTGCATTAGCAGTTTGCTCTGTGGATACCAGAAAAAGAAGCTTTTCACAGAACGGAAATGAGCATGGTCACTTGTGCAAGTTGCTGTAAAAGGCACTGGAGCGGAGGCGTATTAAGAAGTTGGCAACTTTCTTGGTATTTTGGTGTGTTATAAAGCGCCTTCTGAGTTCATATTGGGCAATGATGAGGTTCAACAAGTCAGGTCAGGGTTCTGCGTGAACTAACCTTGCAGCCTAGACCAGCAGCACTTGGGGATTGTATCCAAGGGACGTTAGTCAGTACCAAGGACTTCAGTTAGTCATGACTACCTAGTCgcactgatttcagtggtgcttagccATGGCTCACTCTTTCTGAATCTGGGAAGGTGTCTCTGAAAGCAGGAGGTTTTCAAGTCACGTCATCTCATGCTTGATGCTCGTGAAAACCATTGAGTCATGCAGACAGGTCCAAAGCGCTCAGGTTTAAAAGTATGACTTATGCGCTTGAACTGAAAACTTGGTTTTTAAATGTCTGTGACTTAAAACTGGGAAGGGAAGTGGTATACGTTGACAAGCTGAAAAAAAGTATTTGTTTTGAGCTGTGCTTTAGAGAAAGGGTGCTGAGGTGAGATAAAAATTCCTGTCTCTCCCCTTCTAttagcaggagggggcaggaggtctggtgtagagggtagagcctccatttgcctgaaggtaacatccacaaggtcgccagtttgaggccaccggcaccgtgtgaccttgaagcagctgacaagctgagccgagttattccatctgctctgagcgtgggaggacggaggccagaatgtgaaaccagttcagaaagaaacatctgaaatgttgtggttcttgaaagatagaaccttctttcaattgtaaaaatccctaaaaaggtggtatataaatgcctgtattattattattattattctattaCCCTATTTTTGGACACTTTCAACCATTCAGATATTTctacagggctggtccaagacctcctgatgcctgagacagcatgccaaatgctgcccccttacctgatgatgtgccagcctctgctccccgcACTCACCCAAATTCTAGCTGAGCACTCTCCGCCCCACCACACTTTATCCTCCTCTCTAttgccttcttccttttccaaccccagtagagaaggaggggcagtgaaggcaagaTGGATGACAGAGATGGCACttcctcaccaatctgctgcctgaggcaatctcttcagttggtctcatgaatgggccggccctgggctTCTACGATGCTTCAGCCTCCGAAACCAGAGTTCTGAGACATCCTGGTGTGAGATCCTCTGAATTCAGCCCCGTTATAAAAGAGCCACTTGGTGTTTAGTGGATTGCCTGTCCTCCCATCTGGCTTTGCTCCCAGAGCAATAGATCCTATCTAGTTCTCTGGCTGGGATTGCCATGCAATGGCCAATTGAGCATCCAAGCCCACTGGATTGGATCAATGGGCAGGTACAGATGCCCAGGTGATCACGGACTATCCAGCTGAATGGACCCATGATATTATTGACCCTAGGTTTTTTATGTTCATGTACAAGGATGTTTGTGTATAGTGCCCAGTTCTAGCATGTCTGACCAGTatgaagagcaaagcagaggaagtcaaggagaagggactCAATGGCCAGATTCAACTGCAAGGTGCTGTTGAACTGCAAGGATTCAACTGCAAGGTGCTGTTGAACTGCAAGGATTCAACTGCAAGGTGCAAGGTCTCCATTCCATGCAACTTTTTTTGCATTAGTGTTGTTGGTGCTTAGTGTGGTGTGCTTGTTTGCACATTGCTGGATGGCTTGAGTCTCCCGTTATCTTCTCAGCGTGCTCGGCGGACACATCGGTAAGTCTACCGTCCACAGTGAATACACCCTGGAGTCTGGAAACAGATCCTCTCTCCGTTCCTAGTCCTTGGCTACTGTTTCTGGGACCTTTCCAGCAAGTCAAACGACACAAGGACGCCACAGCCTGGAGTTTCCTGCACAAGCCAAACCAGCAGTGGGCAAAGGTTCTTCGAATGGTGGCAGAGGAGTAGAAGAACACAGCCGGGTCCAGGGTGGTATTGAAGGTACTGAGGAGGAAGCCCTCAACTCTCCAGTTGGGGCTCCTGTTCTGAATGAAGCCCACAATGTGGGAGATGTTGAAGAGGCCAAAGCAGATGGTGAAGTTGAGCAAGGTCACCACGGCCAGGCCCATAGCCCGTTGCTTCTTGTGGGGCGGGACATTGGGCAGAGAGGCCAGGATGCGGATCACGTTCACATAGCAGAAAATGGTGAtgaggaaagggaggaagaagaggaccaCACAGAGTTCCAGCCGGACAGGGAGGAGGATGCGCAGCTGGCTTTCGGAGAACACCATAAAGCACGTGGTGTCATTGTATGACTTGCTGAGGGAGACATTGTGGTTTTCCACTATATAGATAACACTGCAATGGGAGTAGGCCAGCAACCAGAAGAAGACACTGACCGCCGTTGCGTAGGACACCTTGCGGTTCAACTTGTACGCGACGGGGTACGCGACGCATAGATAGCGCTCCACGCTGACCCCCATCAGGAAGAGGGTGCTGGTGTAGATGCTGCTGTAGAAGCAGAAGTTGGTGAGcgggcagaggaaggaaggaaggggccaTGTCATGTTTGCATCAGCCTCCACTATCTTGAAGGGCAGGAAGACCAGAAGGATAATGTCAGACACAGTCAGGTTCAGCAGGAAGATGTCTATAGGGGCTGGATTTCGAAGTACTTTCAACAGAAACGCATAGAAGACCAGGAGATTGGACGGGAGGCCGGTGAGGAAGGTGAGAATGTAGGCGGTAAGGGCTAGAGTCTTGGCCATCCTCTCAGCTTCTGGAAGTGAAGGGGGGAGGAAatatatgtgattttttttacatAGATC
This sequence is a window from Tiliqua scincoides isolate rTilSci1 chromosome 10, rTilSci1.hap2, whole genome shotgun sequence. Protein-coding genes within it:
- the LOC136661541 gene encoding free fatty acid receptor 2-like is translated as MAKTLALTAYILTFLTGLPSNLLVFYAFLLKVLRNPAPIDIFLLNLTVSDIILLVFLPFKIVEADANMTWPLPSFLCPLTNFCFYSSIYTSTLFLMGVSVERYLCVAYPVAYKLNRKVSYATAVSVFFWLLAYSHCSVIYIVENHNVSLSKSYNDTTCFMVFSESQLRILLPVRLELCVVLFFLPFLITIFCYVNVIRILASLPNVPPHKKQRAMGLAVVTLLNFTICFGLFNISHIVGFIQNRSPNWRVEGFLLSTFNTTLDPAVFFYSSATIRRTFAHCWFGLCRKLQAVASLCRLTCWKGPRNSSQGLGTERGSVSRLQGVFTVDGRLTDVSAEHAEKITGDSSHPAMCKQAHHTKHQQH